From the genome of Palaemon carinicauda isolate YSFRI2023 chromosome 6, ASM3689809v2, whole genome shotgun sequence, one region includes:
- the LOC137642587 gene encoding uncharacterized protein produces MEEQNKLLKEELRLSKEREERLLIENERLNWENAAMQKELRELKGTVERVEECVEMRMRENEERMEKRMEDMMGQVMGMMKTIMGEGAVGGVSSASGNGLVVKEKVKVGDNGKGSDSDSSNSDGDIEDKEIRHSKDEQKGERKDERKGKSDVKKEKKKYQADSKDDREWVKVVSKKKGKKGMVKDRNLSVEVDSLYSNEEEGNKGVDSDDSSENERDVCKTVFMREVPRCERFNEHSSRDVYDFFKEYERYCQDKYGDSKRVWARELGEYLTGYLLTMYGVIMSVGDVDYESVKTRIIEQVKRMKGSVKYKRKNDFDEARMNAGEAISMYVCRLETLARKKYGDEGINENKELMRKFLATVPENVAEFVNLKRKEKMRWTKERLTWDDILEIVEDYELDRCMKESKSVSVRTGMEESVPEFVSFRDAVMRGPMRVADSVVDRSVRASNVGIPVRTNEGFRQGNQVWRDRSASAPQDRSGSCIREEKCYRCGKVGHKKNECRWALGACFGCGEVGHRISECKKEKGVKCYRCGMTGHVASGCRSNRMNVICGNCGKDGHYARMCKEPRGKCTECGADGHVARVCRKKGVSQPGCSGN; encoded by the coding sequence atggaagagcagaacaagttactgaaggaggaattgcggctgagtaaggagcgtgaggagaggttgctaatagagaatgagaggttgaactgggagaatgcggcgatgcagaaggagcttagggagttaaaggggacagtagagagagtggaagaatgtgttgagatgaggatgcgagagaatgaagaacgaatggagaaacgaatggaagatatgatggggcaagtcatggggatgatgaaaactataatgggtgaaggtgcagtcggaggagtgtcctccgcttcgggtaatgggttggtagtgaaagagaaggttaaggtaggtgataatgggaaaggaagtgatagtgatagtagtaatagtgatggtgatattgaagataaggaaattaggcatagtaaggatgaacagaaaggggagaggaaagatgaaaggaaaggtaaaagtgatgtgaagaaagagaagaaaaagtatcaggctgatagcaaggacgatcgtgaatgggtgaaagtggtaagtaagaaaaagggtaagaagggaatggttaaggataggaatttaagtgtggaagtggattcattatattcgaatgaggaagaaggtaacaagggagtagacagtgatgatagcagtgagaatgaacgtgatgtgtgtaagactgtgtttatgagagaggtacctcggtgtgaaaggttcaatgagcatagcagtagggatgtatatgattttttcaaggagtatgagaggtattgtcaggataagtatggtgatagtaaaagagtttgggctagggagttaggagaatatttgactgggtatttgttgacgatgtatggagtgataatgagtgtaggggacgttgattatgaaagtgtgaaaacgagaataattgagcaggtaaaacgtatgaaagggagtgttaagtataagcgtaagaatgattttgatgaggcaaggatgaatgcaggagaagctatatcaatgtacgtatgtaggttggaaactttagctaggaagaagtatggggatgaaggtataaatgagaataaggagttaatgaggaagtttttggctactgtacccgagaatgttgctgagtttgttaatttgaaacggaaggagaaaatgaggtggacgaaagaaagattgacatgggatgatattttagagatagttgaggattacgagttggataggtgtatgaaagaaagtaaatctgtgagtgtaagaactggaatggaggaaagtgtgccagaatttgttagttttagagatgctgttatgagaggaccgatgagggtagctgatagtgtagtagataggagtgttagggcgagtaatgtgggaatacctgtaaggacaaatgaagggtttaggcaagggaatcaggtttggagggataggagtgctagtgcgccgcaagataggtcaggtagttgtatccgtgaagagaagtgttatagatgtgggaaagtaggacataagaagaatgaatgtagatgggctcttggtgcttgttttgggtgtggtgaggtagggcatagaattagcgagtgtaagaaagagaaaggggtaaaatgttatcggtgtggtatgacagggcatgtggcgagtggatgtcgtagtaatcgtatgaatgtgatttgtggtaattgtggtaaggatggtcattatgctagaatgtgcaaggagccgcggggtaagtgtactgaatgtggtgcagatgggcatgtagctcgagtatgtaggaagaagggagtaagtcagccaggatgttcgggaaactag